The proteins below are encoded in one region of Patescibacteria group bacterium:
- a CDS encoding radical SAM protein encodes MKERSKGLSLAIGKSCFLRCPGCYNHFSLGPLVSKEAIRDFAKTVKRDVGLETITVCGGDPLSRPDILEILQSLKEENLKVQVDTTGIPLMEDARLIFYGTGAVKKIPLDLLAKSVDLLGLPIDGSTDEITKMFRQGRSNYTNNVISLAKRCAEYDIKVCINTVVHKGNYRDLKNIADLLVGLPSVIRWQLFQFSPTGPIAYHNRDKYFINTNIFNQAIFGLQEYLSFRDHNISVEPKSNQDRNDSYILVDSGGDVWSPQNILLDGDNFNNEDNSRRIVFGNINEKSRLRQIIYSAYNY; translated from the coding sequence ATGAAAGAAAGATCCAAAGGGTTGTCTTTAGCAATTGGAAAATCATGCTTTCTTCGGTGCCCAGGTTGCTACAACCATTTTTCTTTAGGTCCGTTAGTTTCAAAAGAAGCTATTCGTGATTTTGCCAAGACTGTTAAGAGGGATGTCGGATTAGAGACCATTACGGTTTGTGGGGGAGATCCATTATCAAGACCCGACATATTAGAAATTCTTCAGTCACTTAAAGAAGAGAACTTAAAAGTTCAGGTGGACACTACAGGTATTCCATTGATGGAAGACGCTCGTTTGATTTTTTACGGTACAGGAGCTGTTAAAAAAATACCGCTTGACCTGTTGGCAAAAAGCGTTGATTTGTTGGGTCTTCCAATTGACGGGTCTACCGATGAGATCACTAAAATGTTCCGTCAGGGAAGAAGTAATTATACGAATAACGTGATCAGCTTGGCTAAACGATGTGCGGAATACGATATAAAGGTTTGTATTAATACTGTAGTCCATAAAGGAAATTACCGTGACCTCAAAAACATAGCGGATTTACTGGTTGGCCTGCCAAGCGTTATAAGGTGGCAGCTGTTTCAATTTTCGCCGACTGGTCCAATAGCCTATCATAATAGAGATAAATATTTTATAAATACTAATATTTTTAATCAGGCTATTTTTGGATTACAGGAGTACTTATCCTTCCGTGACCATAACATATCAGTAGAGCCGAAAAGCAACCAAGATAGAAACGATTCGTATATATTGGTCGATAGCGGAGGAGACGTCTGGTCACCTCAAAATATTTTGCTTGATGGTGATAATTTCAACAATGAAGACAACAGTAGGAGAATCGTGTTTGGAAATATTAACGAGAAGAGCAGATTAAGACAAATAATTTATAGCGCTTATAACTACTAA
- a CDS encoding glycosyltransferase family 4 protein, protein MENKTPSWIKEILSNDTECSAWYPLVESGRLEAIKKHAKCKILKGNIDDIVNALTYKSRRKLRVMFFRDGPFLPISTGAANSIYGLMNALSDRGVEVYLLYSYRGWSDKRLYLKQKFSTIFISPDDFYNNKKLISKIVLGLNIDICHLDSAEAVCLQCHLLPRHKTRLLFEVHNIENELMKQLKLPLKDINNIKVYEQKAFSLADIVIVRSEQNCQSAIDLGCDKGKIYVYKGSIDVGRIKFLRRSLLRKNTMLFLGHLNYGPNQQAVELAIEIAKASGKKLLIAGKGALFLKQKYSSNKIKFLGRVENLNGLFSKVDIAIAPIISGSGTRIKILDYMAAGIPVVCTDMAIEGLEPQIKRCLVVENNISKYPELISKLYEDKNKTKIYSIKGRKYVEKHRDWKVNVKDVLSAYNQKLYV, encoded by the coding sequence ATGGAGAACAAAACTCCATCATGGATAAAGGAAATTCTTTCTAATGATACAGAATGTTCCGCGTGGTATCCGCTTGTCGAAAGCGGACGGCTGGAAGCAATCAAAAAACACGCAAAATGCAAAATTCTTAAGGGAAATATCGATGATATTGTCAACGCTTTAACTTACAAGAGTCGAAGAAAATTAAGGGTAATGTTCTTTCGTGATGGACCTTTCTTACCTATCTCCACCGGAGCGGCGAATTCTATTTACGGTCTAATGAATGCGTTAAGTGATAGAGGGGTGGAAGTATATTTGCTTTATTCTTATCGGGGGTGGAGCGATAAACGCCTATATCTTAAGCAGAAATTTAGCACAATTTTTATTTCACCCGACGATTTTTATAACAATAAAAAATTGATCAGCAAAATTGTCCTAGGCTTAAATATTGATATCTGTCATCTTGATTCAGCTGAAGCCGTCTGTCTGCAGTGCCATTTACTTCCCAGACATAAAACAAGACTGCTTTTTGAAGTACACAATATTGAAAATGAATTAATGAAGCAATTAAAACTTCCTCTAAAGGATATCAACAATATTAAGGTTTACGAACAAAAAGCTTTTAGTCTGGCCGATATTGTCATCGTTCGTTCAGAACAAAATTGTCAGTCAGCGATAGACCTCGGATGCGATAAAGGCAAAATCTATGTATACAAAGGAAGTATTGATGTCGGGAGAATTAAATTTTTGAGACGGTCCTTACTTAGAAAAAATACAATGTTGTTTCTCGGACATTTAAATTATGGTCCCAATCAACAGGCGGTAGAGCTTGCAATTGAAATTGCAAAGGCCAGCGGTAAAAAGTTATTGATTGCCGGGAAAGGTGCTCTATTTCTCAAACAAAAGTATTCCTCAAATAAAATAAAGTTTCTCGGGAGGGTAGAGAATCTTAATGGTCTATTTTCTAAAGTTGATATTGCCATTGCTCCCATTATTTCCGGGTCTGGCACTAGAATAAAAATTCTTGACTATATGGCAGCGGGCATACCTGTAGTTTGTACCGATATGGCAATTGAGGGTTTAGAGCCCCAGATTAAAAGATGTTTAGTCGTCGAAAATAATATCTCTAAGTATCCCGAACTGATCAGTAAATTGTATGAAGATAAGAATAAAACAAAAATATATTCTATAAAAGGTAGGAAATACGTAGAGAAACATCGTGATTGGAAAGTAAACGTCAAAGATGTTCTCAGTGCTTATAACCAAAAACTTTATGTTTAA
- a CDS encoding AAA family ATPase produces the protein MPEDQPKFIVLEGISGSGKTAVGKLLSQQISAEYYHTPPEMFEKMREEAQRTLDLESRFLFYLASTMQASREISSILETQNVVCDKYIWTTICYHKVYGLDVQLPKPDTYRQPDYAFLIVCQEDKRLLRLQARGTYNYGIPIEKRQWSERQCLEEFRKHKLHEIDNTSDNPQNAVNQILATVRK, from the coding sequence ATGCCTGAAGATCAACCAAAATTTATTGTCCTAGAAGGTATTTCTGGAAGCGGCAAGACTGCAGTGGGTAAGCTGTTGTCTCAGCAAATTTCGGCTGAATATTATCACACTCCACCCGAAATGTTTGAAAAAATGAGAGAGGAAGCCCAAAGAACCTTAGATCTAGAATCTAGATTCCTGTTTTACTTGGCTTCAACAATGCAGGCATCGCGGGAGATAAGTAGTATTTTAGAAACGCAAAATGTGGTATGCGACAAGTACATCTGGACTACTATTTGTTATCACAAAGTTTATGGGCTTGATGTTCAACTGCCCAAACCCGACACATATCGGCAGCCGGATTACGCCTTTCTTATAGTTTGCCAGGAAGACAAAAGGCTTCTGCGACTTCAAGCGCGTGGAACTTATAATTATGGTATCCCTATCGAAAAACGGCAATGGTCTGAACGACAGTGTTTAGAGGAATTTCGTAAACACAAGCTTCACGAAATTGACAACACATCGGATAACCCCCAGAATGCCGTTAACCAAATCTTAGCGACAGTTCGAAAATAA
- a CDS encoding HD domain-containing protein produces MATKTKNQLTDIAKKFATEKFALAGKKNHFLDVFRILQNEFKITNQDLLIAGILHDTLEDTATTYKELEINFSKKVASLVKEISHPKNYTPRQREKYYERLNKISDEAKQIKMADFASNLRFFIGVYERKEQRLYPQFANNDKYIKSIREFLTSCKDESKSKKIVYDLTSKLEGLI; encoded by the coding sequence ATGGCTACCAAAACAAAGAATCAACTGACAGATATTGCTAAGAAATTCGCCACTGAAAAATTTGCTTTAGCAGGCAAAAAAAACCATTTCCTCGATGTCTTCCGAATACTCCAAAACGAATTTAAAATTACTAACCAGGACCTTCTTATAGCTGGAATTTTGCATGATACCCTAGAAGACACCGCCACTACTTATAAAGAACTGGAAATCAACTTTTCCAAAAAGGTCGCCAGCCTGGTCAAAGAAATTTCGCACCCCAAAAACTATACGCCGCGGCAACGAGAAAAATATTACGAAAGGCTAAATAAGATTTCTGACGAGGCAAAACAAATTAAAATGGCTGACTTTGCATCAAACCTGCGGTTTTTTATTGGTGTCTATGAAAGAAAAGAACAACGTCTCTATCCGCAATTTGCAAACAACGACAAATATATCAAAAGCATCCGCGAATTTTTGACCAGCTGTAAAGATGAATCAAAGAGTAAAAAAATTGTCTATGACTTAACAAGCAAACTGGAGGGTTTAATTTAA
- the ychF gene encoding redox-regulated ATPase YchF, with protein MMLQVGIVGLPNVGKSTLFNALRAAQGKLSKPALVANYPFATIEPNVGIVPVPDKRLDELASITQAEEKLDHLPPIVPATVQFVDIAGLVKGAAEGAGLGNKFLSHIREVDLICEVVRAFPDEHIIREGSTTPEDDIAVINTELILADLQTLQKGAESVKRQAGSKKTAVEKLTAGLNSGKLASEVPLTDEEKEAAKELQLLTAKKFLYAVNANTSTDWSQVDELAKKYPGQVCVIDAKLEADLAEFDDKERAEYLASLGIKDSGVDQLIRLAYNALGLISFLTAGEKEVRAWTITKNMKAPQAAGVIHTDFEKNFIKAEVVSYPTFIENGGWKKSRELGKVRLEGREYTMQDGDVVEFKVGI; from the coding sequence ATAATGCTCCAAGTAGGAATCGTTGGCCTTCCAAATGTCGGGAAAAGTACCTTGTTTAACGCCCTTCGCGCGGCTCAGGGTAAACTTTCTAAACCGGCGCTGGTGGCCAATTATCCGTTCGCGACGATCGAACCGAATGTCGGTATCGTTCCGGTACCGGATAAGCGTTTAGACGAACTGGCGTCGATTACTCAAGCCGAAGAAAAATTAGACCATCTACCGCCGATTGTCCCGGCGACTGTTCAGTTTGTGGATATCGCCGGACTGGTCAAAGGCGCCGCGGAAGGAGCGGGACTCGGGAATAAGTTTCTCTCGCATATCCGGGAAGTGGATTTAATTTGCGAAGTGGTTCGGGCGTTTCCGGATGAACACATTATTCGGGAAGGAAGCACCACGCCGGAAGATGATATCGCCGTGATTAATACGGAATTAATCCTGGCGGATCTGCAAACCCTACAAAAAGGAGCAGAAAGCGTTAAGCGTCAAGCGGGAAGTAAGAAAACTGCCGTTGAAAAGTTAACCGCCGGATTAAATAGCGGAAAGTTGGCCAGTGAAGTACCGCTGACAGATGAGGAAAAAGAGGCGGCGAAGGAGTTGCAACTGCTGACGGCCAAGAAATTTTTGTACGCGGTGAACGCCAACACCTCAACGGACTGGTCGCAGGTAGACGAGTTGGCCAAAAAATATCCGGGGCAGGTTTGCGTTATTGACGCGAAGTTGGAAGCGGACTTGGCCGAATTTGACGACAAGGAACGGGCGGAATATTTGGCAAGTCTGGGAATAAAAGATTCCGGAGTAGATCAGCTAATTAGGTTGGCCTACAACGCTTTGGGGCTAATCTCTTTTCTGACGGCCGGGGAAAAAGAAGTCCGGGCCTGGACGATAACTAAAAATATGAAAGCCCCTCAGGCGGCCGGAGTGATCCACACGGACTTTGAAAAGAATTTCATTAAGGCGGAAGTAGTTTCCTACCCTACTTTTATCGAAAACGGGGGATGGAAAAAGAGTCGGGAACTGGGGAAAGTGAGGCTTGAAGGAAGAGAATACACAATGCAGGATGGGGATGTGGTTGAATTTAAAGTCGGAATTTAG
- the rpsF gene encoding 30S ribosomal protein S6 yields MRDYELTVLVKPNLTDKELDKEVKNLTELLTKAGAKVSSKNDFKKQKTAYPVADFGEAYYGFLELDLDPAKVSEVDRLLKLQENFIRYLLVKAE; encoded by the coding sequence ATGCGGGATTACGAGCTGACAGTTTTGGTGAAACCCAATCTTACGGACAAAGAGTTAGATAAAGAGGTAAAAAACCTTACCGAACTTCTGACTAAAGCCGGAGCGAAAGTTTCTTCCAAAAACGATTTCAAAAAACAAAAAACCGCTTATCCGGTAGCCGATTTCGGCGAGGCTTATTATGGCTTTTTGGAACTGGATCTAGACCCGGCAAAAGTGTCAGAAGTTGACCGATTACTGAAGTTACAGGAGAATTTTATTAGATACCTGTTAGTGAAAGCAGAGTAG
- the ssb gene encoding single-stranded DNA-binding protein — protein MSSKSLNRVLLIGNVTRDPELRYTPQGNAVATFGLATNRSWKTENGEIREEAEFHRLVSWNKLAELCAQLCTKGRKIYVEGRLQTRTFTGSDNAQHTITEIVIDDMILLDSKFAGAGAQTAANTPTANTEPATEAQQKDEPKEGKKEERKEKKAKEEKEEAKEAPKPSDAAQGKEDVNIDDIPF, from the coding sequence ATGTCTTCAAAATCACTGAACCGCGTCTTATTAATCGGAAATGTAACCCGCGATCCGGAGCTGCGATATACCCCGCAGGGCAACGCGGTGGCTACCTTTGGTTTAGCGACCAACCGCAGTTGGAAAACGGAAAACGGGGAAATCCGGGAGGAAGCGGAGTTTCACCGGCTCGTTTCCTGGAATAAATTAGCCGAACTGTGCGCCCAATTGTGTACCAAAGGTCGCAAGATTTATGTAGAGGGCCGGCTGCAAACCCGAACCTTCACCGGCAGCGATAACGCCCAACATACAATCACGGAAATTGTAATTGACGACATGATTCTTTTGGATTCCAAGTTTGCCGGAGCAGGAGCACAGACTGCCGCCAATACTCCCACGGCGAACACCGAACCCGCCACCGAAGCCCAACAAAAGGATGAGCCAAAAGAAGGTAAAAAAGAAGAGAGAAAAGAGAAGAAAGCCAAAGAGGAAAAAGAAGAAGCAAAAGAAGCACCGAAACCCTCCGACGCGGCTCAGGGTAAAGAGGATGTTAATATAGACGATATACCGTTTTAA
- the rpsR gene encoding 30S ribosomal protein S18 has protein sequence MFRKFQKQKPVKKNCPFCKEEREPDYKDYNALRKYMSERGRILGRARTGICAKHQRRVDQQIKRARHLAYLPFVEGL, from the coding sequence ATGTTCAGGAAATTTCAAAAACAAAAACCGGTTAAGAAAAATTGCCCGTTTTGCAAGGAAGAACGGGAACCGGACTACAAAGACTACAACGCGCTGCGAAAATACATGAGCGAGCGCGGCCGCATTCTGGGTCGGGCCAGAACCGGTATTTGCGCCAAACACCAGCGCCGCGTCGACCAACAAATCAAACGCGCCCGCCACTTGGCTTATCTCCCATTTGTCGAAGGCTTGTAA
- a CDS encoding S41 family peptidase, with amino-acid sequence MRLRVIRSFFLVLAIAILSGGIGYKLGSAQTKLFNSTPVKNADLTLFWTVWNELSDKYVDKTKLDTSKMVYGAISGMVSAVGDPYTVFLPPTQNQQAKEDLNGSFEGIGAELGIKDNRIVVVAPISDSPAQKAGILAGDWIVKVDNQDTASWTLPETVAKIRGTAGTKVALNILHPKADKPVDVTITRGQIILKSVEWKKLGNNIAYIKLNRFGDQTDPQWDQTINEIVASNPAGVILDVRNNPGGYLSGAVYIASEFLRSGVVVKQQDYNNQTQTYSVDRPGKLLSVPMVVLINQGTASASEILAGSLQVAGRAKIVGTQSFGKGSVQEAEDLPNGSGLHVTIAKWLLANDHWINGTGLTPDVKIENDANDPTKDAQLDKALSLFSGNSIQ; translated from the coding sequence ATGCGACTGAGGGTTATCCGCAGTTTTTTTCTGGTTTTGGCTATTGCGATCCTTTCCGGGGGCATTGGCTATAAACTGGGCAGCGCCCAGACAAAACTCTTCAATTCCACTCCGGTTAAAAATGCCGATCTAACTCTCTTCTGGACGGTTTGGAACGAACTCTCCGACAAATATGTCGACAAAACCAAACTGGACACTTCGAAAATGGTTTATGGCGCCATTTCCGGCATGGTGTCGGCTGTCGGTGATCCCTACACCGTTTTTCTGCCGCCGACACAAAACCAACAGGCCAAAGAGGATTTAAACGGCAGTTTCGAAGGCATCGGGGCGGAACTCGGTATAAAAGATAACCGGATCGTGGTCGTGGCACCGATATCCGACAGCCCGGCTCAGAAGGCGGGAATTCTGGCCGGGGACTGGATTGTTAAAGTAGATAATCAGGATACCGCCAGCTGGACCTTACCGGAGACGGTGGCCAAAATCCGGGGAACGGCAGGAACCAAGGTGGCGCTAAATATTCTTCACCCGAAAGCCGATAAGCCCGTTGATGTGACCATTACCCGTGGGCAGATTATTTTAAAAAGCGTGGAATGGAAAAAACTCGGTAACAACATTGCCTATATTAAATTAAACCGTTTCGGCGACCAGACGGATCCGCAGTGGGATCAAACCATTAACGAGATAGTAGCCAGCAATCCCGCGGGGGTAATTCTCGATGTCCGCAATAACCCCGGTGGCTATCTTTCGGGAGCGGTGTACATTGCCTCGGAGTTTTTAAGAAGCGGAGTTGTGGTTAAACAGCAGGATTATAATAATCAGACGCAGACCTACTCCGTTGACCGTCCCGGCAAACTGCTTTCGGTTCCGATGGTAGTTTTGATTAACCAAGGTACGGCTTCGGCCAGCGAAATTCTAGCGGGCAGTTTACAAGTGGCCGGCCGGGCGAAAATTGTCGGGACGCAGTCCTTCGGAAAGGGGAGCGTTCAAGAAGCAGAAGATTTGCCCAACGGTTCGGGTCTGCATGTGACAATTGCCAAATGGCTTCTGGCTAACGATCATTGGATTAACGGTACCGGTTTGACGCCTGATGTTAAAATAGAAAATGACGCTAATGATCCAACTAAAGACGCGCAGCTGGATAAAGCCTTAAGCTTGTTCTCAGGAAACTCGATACAATAG
- a CDS encoding trypsin-like peptidase domain-containing protein produces the protein MNRKSKIVATISLVLILILLGVGSGVLGFKTNQLPKLNISGPNVGVLQPSQNTQVVTEESVTIDVVKKVTPTVVTVAITPSAQSAPNFNFGPFGFFEAPQNSPSPQTPQNIGSGFIVQSDGLIVTNKHVVSDTSAKYRVITADNKSYDVQKIYRDPNNDLAIIKINATNLPTVTLGNSNDLQVGQFAIAIGTALGEFRSTVTTGVVSGIGRDITAGAPFQGSEQLNNIIQTSAAINPGNSGGPLLNSSGQVIGINVATASNAQNIGFALPVDVLKSDLNAFETAGGFPAIAYLGVQYQMVSRQLSILNEIPEGAYIQTVVSGSPAEKAGVQDGDIITKINGQAVRDTSGGLSSIISKLKPGNTIDLTVYRDGSGSGSGQTLDLKATLTEASQ, from the coding sequence ATGAACCGGAAAAGTAAAATCGTTGCCACTATCTCCCTGGTTTTAATTTTAATTCTTCTGGGAGTAGGTTCCGGTGTTCTCGGTTTCAAAACCAACCAACTGCCAAAATTAAATATTTCCGGACCCAATGTCGGCGTGCTTCAACCTTCACAGAACACCCAGGTTGTCACTGAAGAATCGGTCACAATCGATGTGGTTAAAAAAGTGACGCCCACGGTGGTTACTGTTGCCATTACTCCAAGCGCCCAGTCCGCGCCGAACTTTAATTTCGGACCGTTTGGGTTTTTCGAGGCTCCGCAAAATTCGCCCTCGCCCCAGACTCCGCAAAATATCGGTTCGGGCTTTATCGTTCAATCAGACGGCTTAATTGTGACCAATAAACATGTGGTTTCGGACACCAGCGCAAAGTACCGGGTGATTACGGCGGATAACAAGTCCTACGATGTTCAAAAGATTTACCGTGATCCGAATAACGACCTGGCCATTATTAAAATTAACGCGACCAATTTGCCCACAGTCACTTTGGGCAACAGCAATGACCTTCAGGTTGGCCAGTTTGCCATTGCGATCGGCACGGCTCTCGGGGAGTTCCGTTCCACAGTGACGACCGGTGTCGTCTCGGGCATCGGCCGGGACATTACCGCGGGCGCGCCGTTTCAAGGGAGCGAGCAACTGAACAATATTATTCAAACTTCAGCGGCAATTAACCCGGGCAATTCCGGCGGTCCTTTGCTCAATTCTTCCGGCCAGGTGATCGGCATCAATGTGGCGACTGCCTCTAATGCCCAAAACATCGGCTTTGCTTTGCCGGTAGATGTTTTGAAAAGTGATCTGAACGCTTTTGAAACAGCCGGGGGTTTTCCGGCCATTGCCTACCTGGGTGTCCAATATCAAATGGTTTCGCGGCAGCTTTCCATCCTTAACGAAATTCCGGAAGGCGCTTACATCCAGACGGTTGTTTCCGGCTCGCCGGCAGAAAAAGCCGGAGTTCAGGACGGAGATATCATTACCAAAATTAACGGCCAGGCTGTGCGGGATACCAGCGGGGGACTGTCTTCCATCATTTCCAAACTGAAACCCGGAAATACCATTGACCTGACGGTTTACCGCGACGGCAGCGGCAGTGGCTCCGGCCAGACCCTGGACCTTAAAGCGACGCTGACGGAAGCTTCTCAGTAA
- a CDS encoding PCRF domain-containing protein gives MDIPDYLKPQIEEIDKKIAEAEKLKADPSMAQLAQEEINKLEEEKSYLISPVSAEPETPGVDKYDRRNIILEIRGAAGGEEAKLWGQDLLRMYSRYAQTQGWKVFPEGDLSIKITGKGVYGRLKYESGVHRVQRVPVTESSGRVHTSTATVAVMPELEDIDVNINPADLEWDFFRGGGHGGQNVNKVSSAVRLTHKPTGTVVTCTEERDQSKNREKAEKKLRQILWEREEEKQLSEMTAERRAQVGTGMRNEKIRTYNFLQDRVTDHRLDQNFHNINVIMDGKLDEIINELQKKFTEKLPSASL, from the coding sequence ATGGATATCCCCGATTATCTAAAACCCCAGATCGAAGAAATCGATAAAAAGATTGCTGAGGCTGAGAAGCTTAAAGCAGATCCTTCTATGGCGCAGCTGGCCCAGGAAGAAATAAATAAACTTGAGGAAGAGAAAAGCTACCTAATTTCTCCCGTTTCCGCCGAGCCGGAAACTCCCGGGGTCGACAAGTATGACCGGAGAAATATCATTTTGGAAATCCGCGGCGCGGCCGGCGGTGAAGAGGCAAAGTTATGGGGTCAGGATTTACTAAGAATGTATAGCCGCTACGCCCAAACGCAAGGCTGGAAAGTTTTTCCCGAAGGCGATTTATCCATAAAGATTACGGGCAAGGGAGTCTATGGAAGACTGAAATATGAATCAGGCGTCCACCGGGTTCAGCGTGTCCCCGTAACGGAATCGTCAGGCAGAGTTCACACCTCGACGGCAACTGTCGCCGTCATGCCGGAGTTGGAAGACATTGATGTCAACATTAATCCCGCGGATCTGGAATGGGATTTTTTTAGGGGCGGTGGCCATGGCGGCCAGAATGTGAATAAAGTCAGCAGCGCCGTCCGCTTAACCCATAAACCCACCGGCACAGTTGTTACTTGCACCGAAGAGCGCGATCAATCCAAAAACCGGGAGAAAGCCGAGAAAAAATTGCGCCAAATTTTGTGGGAACGGGAAGAAGAAAAACAATTGTCCGAAATGACCGCAGAGCGTCGAGCTCAGGTGGGCACCGGCATGCGCAACGAAAAGATCCGGACTTATAATTTTTTACAGGATAGAGTTACTGATCATCGCCTGGACCAAAATTTTCATAATATCAATGTGATTATGGACGGCAAACTGGACGAAATTATTAACGAATTACAGAAGAAGTTTACTGAGAAGCTTCCGTCAGCGTCGCTTTAA
- a CDS encoding DMT family transporter, translated as MRKLNYPILALIIANLIWGASFPILKLSLENIPPLSLAFIRFLSASLILYPFAHKTAKYADLKNKWLWVYALTGITLNILFFFFALENTTALDSTIIASSGPIMVLIGSAIYLRERVKKSAIIGTVISLAGVLTIIIQPILAREPSMQIFGNVLMIFATLVAAISTVAGRKFLTAGNALAMTFWSCFIGTLTFLPFLFTDFFQNPAWFTQLDYRGWVGIFYASILSTVVAYTVYDWALAKLSAYRTSVFTYIDPVASIVIAIPLLGEKITWPFVIGTFLVFLGILIAERRISWHPLHKLLEK; from the coding sequence GTGAGAAAACTTAATTACCCCATTCTGGCCCTAATTATTGCTAATCTTATTTGGGGCGCGTCTTTTCCGATTTTGAAATTATCCCTGGAAAACATTCCTCCGTTGTCCCTGGCCTTTATCCGCTTTTTAAGCGCTTCGCTAATTTTGTATCCGTTTGCCCACAAAACGGCTAAATACGCGGACTTAAAAAATAAGTGGCTGTGGGTCTATGCTCTGACCGGTATCACCCTGAATATTCTTTTTTTCTTCTTCGCTTTGGAAAACACCACTGCCTTGGATTCGACAATTATTGCCTCTTCCGGGCCGATTATGGTTCTTATCGGTTCCGCTATCTACTTACGGGAACGGGTGAAAAAAAGCGCCATTATCGGCACGGTCATCTCCTTGGCCGGAGTTTTGACGATAATTATCCAGCCCATTTTAGCTCGGGAACCAAGCATGCAGATCTTTGGCAATGTTTTGATGATCTTTGCTACTTTGGTGGCAGCCATTAGCACCGTGGCCGGGCGGAAATTTTTAACTGCCGGGAATGCCCTGGCGATGACCTTTTGGTCCTGCTTTATCGGCACCCTGACTTTCCTTCCATTTCTGTTTACCGATTTTTTCCAAAACCCGGCCTGGTTTACTCAACTTGACTACCGCGGCTGGGTGGGAATTTTCTACGCGTCAATCCTCTCCACGGTCGTCGCTTACACTGTCTATGACTGGGCGTTGGCCAAGCTTTCGGCCTACCGCACGAGCGTTTTTACTTACATTGACCCCGTGGCCTCCATCGTGATCGCGATTCCATTATTAGGAGAAAAAATTACCTGGCCTTTTGTTATTGGAACTTTTTTAGTATTCCTCGGTATCCTTATCGCCGAGCGCCGGATCAGCTGGCACCCCCTACACAAGCTGCTGGAAAAATAG